The Arachis ipaensis cultivar K30076 chromosome B10, Araip1.1, whole genome shotgun sequence DNA window CATCCTTGAGAAATAGAGATattgaacttaaaaaaaaaaattcattgttttatgcatgcttctatgacacatttcaaactcctttctttttgataatatcaaaagggggaagaaaagtttgaggatatttgaagttttgaacttttgaaaaagaagaagtttgaggatttgaaaagaagaaataagtttGCGAAACAATGATTTCAAAAAGACTTCCGCTAAGCAAAAACTTTTTGATATCTAAATCGTTTTCTTTTTTAAGGTGTTATAATACACAATTTGAGAGAGCAATATCAATTGGTTCAATAGTGCTAAACTTGTAATCATACACTCTTCTAGAGAGTACTCATTTCGTCTCAACAATTCTTTGAGAATTGTTTTTCTTGTTACACTTTGTAAATTGGGGTGTGATCTCCAAGGTTGAGTCAAGAGTTATAAACCCTATAGTCGGTGAGGATACCAAAGAGGTATACTAAGTACTCAAGGCAAATCTTAGAGAAGGTATCTTTAAGTGGAGTGGGTTAGTATACGAGTGGTGATCATATATCGTGAGGTGTTAGAAACTAAGGACTCGGATTGTAAAAGGTTTTGCGCGAGCGCCTTGAAGCTTGGCAATAGTGGAACTTCTCAATAACGATTGAGAAAGAAAGTGGACTTAGGACAAGGATTGTGCTGAACCACTCTAAATAGCGTTTGCATCTCTCCAAACTCATCTCTTCAATATTATTGTCTTTTACCTTTGAGCAAATAAATTGTGATCGAAAAGTAGCTTCGTAAGTACTTAAGGAGTAGCTTAAGTCCGATTGGTGAAAAGcttgatcaatttatttgagttggtgtctattggaaagtaaaagatccttataaatgcttagcaattgagttaagctcttggaaaaatactagtacaataacacttttgtatattgtctttaactttcgcaaaaagattcattgttgttgcaatactcaattcaccccccctcttGATTAATTTTTCAGATTCTTGATGTTTTACTTGTTAAGTACAATTTTTGCTATAAATTAAGGCTTAGAGAGAGTAATTAGGAATGATATGGAGTTTGGACTGTGTGATTATCTGATATGAGATGCATTGCATTTCTTTTTATTAGTATGCAAGAACATAAGATCAATCATTCACATCTCATTGTTATATATGAAATTGTGTATTCACATCACTTGTGCAAGTAACATGTGGCTGGGGATTTCAAGTGTTTGGTTCATAGAACAAGTCAAGTGATCCTTGCAGATCTGAAATAGTTTTAGTTGTTCTGTTCTAATCTTTCTAAAATAGGGTTTTGCCGTTTTGGTTTGGAACTTTCACTGCTTTGCTTCAAAGGGGGGAACGAATGATTAGGGGAATTGGAGAATATAAAGAatgattgatttttttattttttttgatatGTTTTACTTTGCTTCAGAGGGGGCACGGAGTTTGTATCTAAATTGACAGCAACACTGAAGATTAGAGTAGCTGGTAGAAAAGGTCGACAGAACGTAACATTTTGCATATCTAATCATTTATATTAGTGTGTTCAAGAGGGAAAATTAAGAAATTATATttactttatattattttaatccaataGCATAAGTGAAGCTGAGAAATTAAGGGAGAGTGAGAGCAAGACTTTCAAAGAGTCTTAGTTAACTCTAGTTTGTCTTgttggcttttttttttaattttgtatcgCAATTGTTTGAAAATTCTAATTTATGTTCAGACTGAAGAGATCACAGTAACTCAAGaaacattaaaagaaaagacCAACACACCAGGAATAGTAGTGTCAGAAGTTGCAAGTGCAGCCATAACTAAAATACCAGGATTGCCACAATATCCCATGCATCATTATCCAGTGGTTCATCCTTATCGACCTTATGGTGGAGTCCTCCCCATTCCATTTCATCCTGTTCAAAATGGCACGGCGTACTTCAACCTTTAACCTTCGACTGCCGGAATTACATCATATCCTCAGTTTTTCCATGTCTCGCCTTATTCTAGTGGACCCAGTGATACGAATACATGGGTTGGACTTTTGCATGATGTCATCAAGAACAAAAAGCCATAGACTTATaatctatatatatattatacttTAAATTTTCTCCATTTTTGGTTGGCATAAGATCAATCATTCACATCTCATTGTTATATATGAAATTGTGTATTCACATCACTTGTGCAAGTAACATGTGGCTGGGGATTTCAAGTGTTTGGTTCATAGAACAAGTCAAGTGATCCTTGCAGATCTGAAATAGTTTTAGTTGTTCTGTTCTAATCTTTCTAAAATAGGGTTTTGCCGTTTTGGTTTGGAACTTTCACTGCTTTGCTTCAAAGGGGGGAACGAATGATTAGGGGAATTGGAGAATATAAAGAatgattgatttttttattttttttgatatGTTTTACTTTGCTTCAGAGGGGGCACGGAGTTTGTATCTAAATTGACAGCAACACTGAAGATTAGAGTAGCTGGTAGAAAAGGTCGACAGAACGTAACATTTTGCATATCTAATCATTTATATTAGTGTGTTCAAGAGGGAAAATTAAGAAATTATATttactttatattattttaatccaataGCATAAGTGAAGCTGAGAAATTAAGGGAGAGTGAGAGCAAGACTTTCAAAGAGTCTTAGTTAACTCTAGTTTGTCTTgttggcttttttttttaattttgtatcgCAATTGTTTGAAAATTCTAATTTATGTTCAGACTGAAGAGATCACAGTAACTCAAGaaacattaaaagaaaagacCAACACACCAGGAATAGTAGTGTCAGAAGTTGCAAGTGCAGCCATAACTAAAATACCAGGATTGCCACAATATCCCATGCATCATTATCCAGTGGTTCATCCTTATCGACCTTATGGTGGAGTCCTCCCCATTCCATTTCATCCTGTTCAAAATGGCACGGCGTACTTCAACCTTTAACCTTCGACTGCCGGAATTACATCATATCCTCAGTTTTTCCATGTCTCGCCTTATTCTAGTGGACCCAGTGATACGAATACATGGGTTGGACTTTTGCATGATGTCATCAAGAACAAAAAGCCATAGACTTATaatctatatatatattatactttaaattttctcaattttttgttGGCAATTTGTATTCGTTCGTTTCTatcaatatattattattattattattgtaaagaaatattttattgttataaatgtgaCACATTCTTGTACTCATTTCAATATTTCATCATCGCTTTTATTCTCCAATTTTCTGTGACAAAAACAGAACAGAGGGTTCTGTTCTGAAACAACAAACAGTTGAAATGGGTTCCTCTGAGAAAACGGGTTCCTCTGGGAATATGGGTTCCTTTGATGATGCAGCACTAATCGAAGAAGGACCTCTTCTGATCTTCAGGttcctctctctgtctctctctcaaATTTCATATCTTTTTGCCTTGTCTATGATGTTAGTTGCTactttggctttttttttttttctgataacAACAAACACAACTATGGTAACCCTAATCATGATAAGTTTAGGTAGGAATTGTGTGGATTCAAGACAATGCAGGTTGGCATTCCCACTTTATTTATGGGAATATCGATTGTAAGCTTCTTTTTAGGACACCAATCTATAGGTTTCTAAAACCAGGGGGAGACCCATTAAAAGAATTTTCCAGGTTTTGGTAGCATCTGCCCTTGGAGTAGGATTTGGAAACTTGTCTTGGAAGATGATTCAGATCTTTGGGATGAAATATTTGAGGAAGCTTTTCTTGGCAGGATGAAAGCAATAATTGACTTGAGATTTAGGGAGTTAACTGGTACTGTTGATGTGATGAGCTCGATTTCATCATTAGGGGACACTTTTGCCATGCTGAATGATGTTCAGGTTTACTTGAATAGACCTTCTATGGCTGGTGGAGTTTGGTTTTTAGAATCCAATTCTAGAAAGACAGGAGCTGCTTCTTCTGTGTTTAAAGTCTAGCCTAAGAAAAATGAATTTCAGACTTGTCTTAATGCCTATTTTGGTCCTGAAGTAAGTTGGATCAGGGATGCAGTGTCTCTGCTATATTGATGGCACTGAAAAAAGAGCTTGATAATTTATATGCCTCTATGGAAAATGGCGTCAAGGAGATTCCAACAACTGTCATTGTTGAAAAATCACTTTTTATTGGACGATTGTTGTTTGCATTTCAGAACCATTCGAAGCATATACCCTTGATACTTGGTTTTCCCAGATTTTGGATCCGTGGAAATGTATTTGTTATTGGGAACGTCCCTTCTCTGGTGAAACATTCTAGATTTGGATCCAAGCCTTCAGGCTCTGATAGTCCAGGAAGACAAACAAGCCTTGGCTCTAAAAGGCAAACTTCATCTGCTGCACCTGCCTTGCTTGGAGCAAGAGAAGGTACCACCCATGAATTGGAAGAACTCAATAGAACTATAGGGGATCTTTGCATTAGAGCTTACAACTTATGGATATTATGGCTATCTGATGAACTTTCTGCCATTGTCTCACAAGATCTCAAACAGGATGATGCTTTATCTTTGAGTACACCCTGGAGGGTAAGCACATTTGCTTTTATAATTCGATGTATGTAAATGAGTTAATTTGTTACAATTTTGTAGATTTACTTTATTTCTAGTTAATACTGAGacaatttgaattaaaatatttttaaaataagtactaGATCTCAATTATCATCTCCTTTACAGTTATATATAAACAGATCTCATGGAGTAATAGATCTAAGAAACTTGCTTTTTTTTGTTTGCTTGAACAGGGCTGGGAGGATACCATAGTCAAGCAAGATCAGTCTGATGAGAACCAATTAgatatgagaagaagaagaagaagaaggatatTGCTATTTTTTAAGGCCTTCGGCATATCTATCTAGAGTGGAAGCATGTTATGacatttccttttttttctttttgtggtGATTATTCTTTATGTGAGAACTAGCTCAGGAACACAATCATCTAATATATTATTCTTTATTATTAAAGTTTAAGGGACAGAACATCTTTATTATAGATTCTCCTAACTTCAATTAATTTAAAAGCTGCACTCAAATTATAGATTCTTCTAATATATTActctttattatatttttatatttggttCAAAGGCAGTGTATGCATTGCCGTTAGACATATGTAAAGTCAATAATCAAATTCAACATCATAGATTAAAacatgtgtgtatatatataaaacagaaaaaaaaagacCTGGACAGGGGCGGAGTTTCAAATATGATGGTATTTACATAATTGAATAGATTCACTTGTCAATCTATAGGCAATAAAGAGCTATACTAGCAGAAAAATCAAACTGcaataataaaaacatagaagTAATAATAATGGCCAAGAAAACccacttttaaaaataaaaataattatatctctagtCAAATGGAAACATTAAATAATCCGGCAAACAAATACGAACACAAACGTAAACAAAATATAATGCGTATGTCACTAGACGGTTTATATACCcacaagaaaataataaaaacaaaaataataaaaaatagaatgttCTAAATCTAATCTTGTGGGAATTTATAATCATCACGATGGTGATTATTATACAGCTTTCTAAGATTTTCAATGGCATTTCTTTTGACCCTATACTCGGTCATATTGTGATTCTTTGACACGAGTGAGACTGCAATCTTCATTCGAACcccatcatcaacctaataaaatttgaataattaCACATTAGGCTTAACTACctaaatataaaagaaagaacGAAGAACAAATTAGTGCATAATATTACCTTTATGTTAAAATGATCATCTTCAAAACAAGCTATCATCCAATTTGCAACCCACACACCCGCGTCATTCCTACATATCGAGCAAGCTATATTAGAGTATTATATAATTGCATAAATTTCATATCAATAACCACTAATTATACGATCTTATGATCCAGCTTCGAGGGTGGGAAGGCCTTCTGGCTCTTCAAATTCAAATTGTGAAGAAATCAGATTTGGAGTGGTCTCAAAGTCATAGAATGAACGATCTTCTAATACCTTGTCCAAATAAATGGCCTGTTTATGTGTATGTCAGAGTTTACTTGTTTAGTCATATAtgttgataattaaaaaaaatatacagtTACTAATTTCAAGGCTGTCCTCTTTCGCTTGAACTGTTTCTCAATTGGAAAtgggtgtaacaccctaatattcaaatccttatgctcgagtcataagacaatgataataaggtgatACGAATCTCAAGGTGAATTTTTAATACATAgtttataagtataattgaaaggagtattaatcgagaagcctgaaaaggagaaaaaaataaaatcgtGAAGGTCGTAACGCTCACGTATCGACAAAAAAAAGTAAAGCGTGAACTGAGACGATATAGAGATAATCTTGTCGAgaagaataagataaaataagatatagATATATGACATAAATaattagccactagtcgcgactcgcgaagtttaggccggttAGGGTATAGTATAAAAGTAGTTTGACAACTATATCTCCTAATCTCACCCAAATGATACACAAAGGCCTCTATAGGAAAATTTTCAAACGGATTAAATACATAGCATGAGTTCTTTAAAAACAAAAGCGTAGAGAATCTAAGCAAAAGTAAATAAGAGATCTTAGAGGTCTTCGCCTTCTTTCAGACAAACCACAGCTCATTGCTGAGCACgtggacctgcatctgaaaaaaaaagagatatatacggaatgagaacccccgacccatgggttcccagtacggtaaaagtaccaaataaatacaatgcattgtaataaaaactcactaagcatcctaaacttcctttgaCCCAATATTCACTGTAtattctcgctaatccataaataggtaACTGTCATAAGGAAATGCTAAATCTAACTTATCTTCCTCATGCTTTCCATCTTTCTCACTCTCcaacaaatcagaatcagaatcacaaGCAAAACCATTACCAGCTGTTCTATCTCAGCAATCATATATCAATACTTCATAtcttcacctggagcaagtgaaatcactttactgcgtctacccagggaactcaaattatctcattttcTACCTGGagcagtgaaatcacttcactacaTCTACCCAGGAAACTCAaattacctcattcaataattatcattttaaattaaGCATGTCATCACTCCATCtcaacaagaacagccctcagcatcaaccgacaccagcatgaggggcctctcagttgtacaaacacaagcaatacaaacaagtaatacacaataaggtacaagtagaacaagtagcacattaTCAGGTaatatagcatatatgatatagcaatccaaaacaaataggcaaacccaaacaattcaaacatatgcaaatggtgtatgcctgccctatggctgatgatatcatctgtcggttataaagccaaccc harbors:
- the LOC110268451 gene encoding uncharacterized protein LOC110268451; this translates as MKAIIDLRFRELTGTVDVMSSISSLGDTFAMLNDVQVYLNRPSMAGGVCKLDQGCSVSAILMALKKELDNLYASMENGVKEIPTTVIVEKSLFIGRLLFAFQNHSKHIPLILGFPRFWIRGNVFVIGNVPSLVKHSRFGSKPSGSDSPGRQTSLGSKRQTSSAAPALLGAREGTTHELEELNRTIGDLCIRAYNLWILWLSDELSAIVSQDLKQDDALSLSTPWRGWEDTIVKQDQSDENQLEWKHVMTFPFFSFCGDYSLCEN